A single Phragmites australis chromosome 4, lpPhrAust1.1, whole genome shotgun sequence DNA region contains:
- the LOC133916188 gene encoding U11/U12 small nuclear ribonucleoprotein 65 kDa protein-like: protein MASFPPPPTLPPAPATPSPAPPPPPHQHQQQQQPGSAPPPAATLLVRHLPEAITQEMLSHLFSHYGATSVRPCAGGKLRNCAFVDFRDEAAANHAHSLLNRLRFLGKVLMVERANQPNTKNAYVKHQDQSVHGASQVPSMSSLNQTNPASFAEPIAPKLGVDYPFPPHLEYAYPPPDGNILTNIVNALIAVPRFYTQVLHLMNKMNLPAPFRMALPTPPLPSQVPAPPHPPPPPQPSTTEELHPADLSSDESELESSDEDVDKRKSKCAKHEAIVGPAVDKSVAHEAVGLKPAGLVSNELQVIKKKNPVLQIKIAPKPTRKEPPVQSTTDKELASTNEQLEERHFVTPQEIEKEKLPPEEILSLPMFKNYTPGNPATVLYIKNLAKDVIHDDFYYVFGSLFESMDNARSGLSIKLMQEGRMRGQAFVTFPTVELAQCALNLVHGYVFKGKPMIIQFGRNPAANKAS from the exons ATGGCGTCCTTCCCGCCGCCGCCCACACTCCCTCCAGCGCCCGCGACTCCTTCACCCgcacctccgccgcctccgcatcagcatcagcagcagcagcagccggggTCCGCTCCGCCGCCGGCGGCTACGCTGCTGGTGCGGCACCTCCCGGAGGCGATCACGCAGGAGATGCTCTCCCACCTCTTCTCCCACTACGGAGCCACGTCCGTCCGCCCCTGTGCCGGTGGAAA GTTGAGGAATTGTGCATTTGTAGATTTTAGGGACGAGGCGGCGGCCAATCATGCACATTCGCTGTTGAACAG GTTGAGGTTCCTCGGGAAAGTGTTAATGGTTGAGAGAGCAAACCAGCCAAATACCAAGAATGCTTATGTGAAGCATCAAGACCAATCAGTGCATGGGGCATCCCAAGTACCAAGTATGAGTTCCCTAAATCAGACAAATCCTGCATCGTTTGCTGAACCAATTGCTCCAAAGCTTGGTGTGGACTATCCATTTCCTCCTCACCTTGA GTATGCATATCCACCGCCAGATGGAAACATATTGACAAATATTGTCAATGCTCTCATTGCTGTTCCACGATTCTACACCCAG GTGTTGCATTTGATGAACAAGATGAATCTCCCAGCTCCATTTAGGATGGCATTACCCACTCCACCGTTACCATCACAAGTGCCAGCTCCTCCACatccaccgccaccaccgcagCCTTCTACAACAGAGGAACTTCATCCAGCTGATTTGTCTAGTGATGAGTCCGAGTTGGAATCATCTGAT GAAGATGTTGATAAACGGAAAAGTAAGTGTGCGAAGCATGAAGCAATTGTTGGTCCTGCAGTTGATAAAAGTGTTGCTCATGAAGCAGTTGGGCTGAAACCTGCTGGATTAGTTTCTAATGAGCTTCAagtgataaaaaagaaaaacccagTACTTCAG ATAAAAATTGCCCCTAAGCCTACACGGAAGGAACCTCCTGTTCAAAGTACTACTGACAAGGAATTGGCATCAACAAAtgaacaacttgaagaaagacatTTTGTCACACCTCAGGaaatagagaaagagaaatTACCACCGGAGGAGATTTTGTCTCTTCCTATGTTCAAG AATTACACTCCAGGGAATCCTGCTACTGTATTGTACATTAAGAACTTGGCGAAGGATGTCATTCATGATGACTTCTACTATGTCTTTG GGTCTCTCTTCGAAAGCATGGACAATGCAAGATCCGGTCTAAGTATCAAGTTAATGCAG GAGGGACGGATGCGTGGCCAAGCCTTTGTGACATTTCCCACGGTTGAACTTGCTCAATGTGCACTG AACCTAGTACATGGCTATGTGTTCAAAGGCAAACCAATGATCATACAATTCGGTAGAAATCCTGCTGCTAACAAAGCTTCCTAG